DNA from Thunnus thynnus chromosome 2, fThuThy2.1, whole genome shotgun sequence:
CCAACCTCCAAGATTTAGCTGACTAGCATTCAAGGTGGTGTGCAGATCAAGGTCTTTCAGGGAGCCACTGTTTGAGCTGTTAGTCACAACCAGAGGGACCCTGAGACGCAAACTGGTGACAGAAGGAGTCTTTGTAGAGTTAACTGAAGGAGTCTTTGTAGAGTTAACTGAAGTCTCTTTATGTATTTCCTGCTCCATAAGAGGGAAGGGGGCTGGAGAGGCCAGCTCAGCTGAGCTCACGTTGGCTTTCACACACAGCTGGAACTGTGATAAGGAGGACAGTAGATGGTTCCAGTCCTAAGGGAAGAACAAAGCGTATGATTTGCaccggacacacacacaaatgcatgcatATGTACAGTCACAGCCTGTGCAACATTATGCTTCCTTTGCGCACATGTCCTCTCTTATAAGGATTGCCTGGAATGATCAGTTAACCTGATAGCATATCACTGAATAGCAGAAAGggatttttatatttgttatatagTTGTTGTATAGTTGTTATATAGTTCCAAATTTTCATCTTCCATTCTCCAAAACAATGTTGATAAAGGAGTCGTTACCTTTGTTGTGTCAGGGTTAGGCAGGGTGTGAGTGGAGCTGTAAGAAGTGAGGCCGATGAACGAGATAGCCAGAATCAACATACACACGAAAAACGTCACCACTGGAGGATTGTGGGTTACATAATCTCTAAGATTGGTCACCGGCTGCCAGATAGCCATCATCAGAGACACATAAACCTAGGATGCAGCAAGCAGAGGAGAAACACTTAATATCAGTTACTACAGTTTTGACAGCTGTTCAAGGACTTGGTCAGTTGTAGGAACCTGTTAGTGGACATCAGATAATACCTATTAACGCTGAGTCAATATATCTGCATTTGTACCAGAAGTCAGTTGATCGGGACGGTTTTATTTAAGATTGTGATAATTTGTGTTTCAGCAGCATTGAGTAATCCCCAAAAGACTTTAACCTTCAGACATTTCTTCCGGTGAATGTACTCTATTTTCAGCGCGGTAACATCCAGCTGAGTATTTGTTGGCTGATTCAGGCTTTAAGTTGCCATATGTGTTATGACTTCCCTGGGGAATGTGTTTCAGTTGTGAAGAAGTCCTTTAGGAACTATGTAGGTAATGGGACTTTTCTGTACGGGTTTTTTGAAATCCAGACACTAACGCTAAACTTCTATAATTATTCTGACAATCgcttaaaatcaaaataaaatgtttgcagtACTACTGCTGACACATGTAGTCTAGACTTCAGAGCAACAGGAGACGTTCATTTGTCTACGACATCAGCCAACCGACTCCACGGGTTACCGTTAATGTAACGTTAATGTCGCTAACTAACTAGGTTGCTAAATGATAACTTCATACCTTGAAATTGAGCAAACTTCTCTGATCACGTCGCCAGCTTTGATAAAATACGATGGTGCCTGCGTGTCTTGATCATATGGAGCCCGGAGCCCGACATTTGAATAGGTTTAAAGTTCACTTAAAGCAGCACAAAGATAACAACACGACAGAGCTGTCGGTTTACGAATATGGACTGCTATGACGACAGCTAGCAGGACGTGGGTCACGTGACCGAAGATTGGTAGCCAAGCAACCAGGCGTCACTCTAGTCTGTGGCGTGAATGTAgttcatggatgtataataagagctctCATAATACATAAATAGTTACTGTATAAGTTACATTAAAAAAGTTACTCAAATTGTTACATTTAGGTCTGTAATTACTGAAAATGACGTGTCTTTTTGCAACAATTTGCCgtaacatatacagtacagttcaTTCGTAATTTAGGTTAGATttcttaaaggacgggttcacaatttttcaagtctgtcttaaaactagTCAGGAGCCcaactgaacactgaaacaggttttttcttgccataataattcctcctattcatactggctattaaaagatccctttataatgcacttacaatgtgaTGGGAGTGAAAATCTACACACGAAGAGGGactttgatgctaaaaagattgtaaatgtggcagatatccacatTTATATGACTAACTCAAACTGCTAAAGGCTCATATAAGCTACAGATAAACTGTTAAAtgcatgtttgtacaaaatgactgtgtggacacactgtggattttggcacCCATCATTTaaactgaaagcacatttgaaggggatctttaatagccagtatgaacatgacaaatgaaaacctctttcactgttcatatggacacctgatgaaaaactgtgaacctatcctttaactgGGAAGGATTTCTCCTGTAAAGAATATCTTATAGAtcttttgaatgtgtttttttccacattgtAACACTAAACAAAACTAATATTGACCAAATActaaaacagagaaacagttccacattattaaaaaaaagacaatgatcATCACTGTTtatttagaaaacattttttaaaatgacaacaaatcataaaatgtattatatcaGAATTactaaaaaatgatttaactcATTATCATGAGATTTGCCTTTTCTGTGACAGAACTTTTGAAGCTGCATCAACAATAATACTCAGTGATTTCTCAAAGGAAAGGTctgtggaaacattttacaaCTCCAATAACTCAATAAGCCgtcagaaacaaaacaaatggaatttacattttaataattaaaataagaaattaaaatcttaaaaacaaaagaacatcAGATATAAATCTGATGTAGAAACTCTCATTTTACAACAATAAGGTTGTTAAGTTGTTCTTGGTAATATTGCCTTACATTCAAAGCTCGCTTTAATCTTCTGTGCTTTTAGCAAGCAAATAGtgcaatactgtaatactgccAGAATATCATCGCTTGTCTTCTGAGAATCAATAACATCACATTTGTGTTCTTAATTGTCATGCCACACTGATTTATAGTACCATTTCCCTTTGTTAAATCTTCCAACAGCAGCTGgcagtatttacatttacagcatGATAGCAATTAAGGAGTCCAGGTGACTTTTATAGGCTTGAATGCCCAAGTATCAGGATGACCCATGTGAATCAGGTCTTTGTAAGGGGAAGTGCTCCACTGGAAGGGTGGCACCTGGTCCCATGTTGGCCCGCTCACTGCCACCATACCGTACTGACGGAACATCTCGTAGGAGGTCATCtgcacagaacacacacaatgtgTCAGATAACGTCTCACAGTCTTTTTCATtcaaggaaaacacacagaaaggatTCGGGGAGGAGGAAAGATTAAAGtatggatggatgatgatggtgaGAAATGAAATAAGAAGGATAAAAACCTTCATGTCGGTTCCTCCGTGTGATCTCTGTCTTAAGGCACCAAATGGGTATGTGCCATTAGCTGGGTTCAAGTCCGAGCGGGCCGAGATAGCGTTCTCTCCATTCGCAGGTGGATCACAGCCTTCGCACCGTGACAATGGGTCTTCCTTGAAGTTATTATATCTGAGGGGAGACACTGCAGctcataaataaaactgatggGATGGAATTGAGATTACCAGGCATATGGAAATACAAAATCTTCATCTTAAGTTTAAGAAATATCATAATAGCATAATAAGAACCAGTCCAGCACATGACAGAAATGTCCACATCGAAGTTGTGCGACATGCAGACTTTACCTCATGAGGCGCACCATTGAAGCCACGTCTGTGACAGATGTCTGATCTCTCCTGAATATCTGAGCCCGAGGACTCTGGTCCAGAGAGAACCACGGGCCATACTCCTCCACCAGCTTATTGCAGCCACTGGCGTTGAATATTTCCTCATAGTATCTACATTCAAGCATGAAGGAACATTTTACAAATGACACAATTAGAACATATGTAATTTACAGTATAAGTTCACATAAAAAACCTGTTTCTAAAGTGGATACTTACGGTATGTTGTAACTTGCCCAGTACCCTTTCTTCAGCAGTTCCTGAGTTTTATCACTGTAAACAACTATTCCCCTGTGgcattaaaagataaaaatgtaagaaaagctTATTTTAAGTGACAGGCTTATCAATTATAATAGTTTTCAATAGAAATGCTGAAATAATAGTAATTAAGACTTACGGAATCTGCTCTAGCACGACAAAGAGACCCTCATTAATGTCAGTCTTCCCTGGAGTGAAGTGGTTATAGTCCACAATCATCCACTGGTTGTTGTACctacaatgcacacacacacatacacacacacacacacacaaaactgaacATACAACctttaacctttgaccttttaaTCAGAGATCCATGACAATTGATGTTAAAGTAACTGATTCATGTATTTCACAAGAAACACTGTCTTGATGAGCCAACTGACTTCACATGTGATGGCTGACTATAAATagtctctcctttttcttcctttacTGAAACAGTGTAAATCCACATGACAGCTTCAGGTCTCAGATAATCTTATCATCATGAGGAATTTTGGACACAAGGGCATCAGGCAGCAGTCAGACAAGCCTGGAACTTGCTCGGAAGATTACTTCTAGACAAAGTGGTGATAATGTGTGAAACTCACGTTCCGCTGTTGTACTTTCTGAATATCTCTGCCCACTGCTTGCCCGTAGTAGCCAGTCGATTTGCCACGATGTTCCTCAGCCACTCCATGACCTGTCCCGAGGGCTGAACAAACTGCCACAGATCAGGGTTGCTGTTGCCAATGGTGGTTTCCAGGGTAACCTGCAGACACAAAATAGATTAAGAACAGGGAAACCTTTGTTTACCTGAATTTCAACAACCACATTAAGaaaattacaaagtcagcctactgtCACCTGAATATtatatcaaggattaaaggacttCTGTCTCAGCAGGAGTTGGAAAAACAtgtccatgcatttattttcagtagacttgactactgtaacggtgtctttacaggtctatctaaaaatattgatcagacagctgcagctgctcgagtcctcactaagaccgagaaagtggatcacatcactccagttctcagatctttacactagCTTCCTGTCTgccaaagaattgattttaaaatgctgctgttgGCTTAAAAAAGCACTGAATaatttagggccaaaatacatttctgatctgctgttATGAATCATCCAGACCTCTCAAGTCGCCTGGGACtcgtctgctttctgtccccaaagtcaaaactaaacatggagaggcagcgttcagtttttatgctccacatatctggaataaactcccagaaaactgcaggtctgctgcaactctcagttcttttctgtttgtcgctgccttttattaaatcaaatttgggggttaatatcttacactgcactgtaacttttactcTCCTATTTTATCTGCcctattctattttagcttattttttatttccaatttaatgctttttaattgtaatttaaatgtatttttatattgtcttaTGTTGCTTTAATATTATAGTATAGTCTTGTCTTTCATCCAGACATCTTCAATTTACAATTAAGAAGCtacacatttaaatattgtaGTTCATTCTTACGAATCATTAACAGTCAACTCTGTCACGTCAGGTACAAAGTGTTCTCACCAAGCCACTGCTCAGGATATAAAAGTCATCTCCAGAGAAGATGGATCCAGGGTAAGATGAGAATGCCTGAGTTCCTCCAGGAAGAAGAAGATtgtctaaaagaaaaaaaaaaatcagagcaCAGAATAAGGTTAGATTTGCCTGTAGCCACAAGTCATAATAATAACTTAAAGCACCTTTAAATAGGCTTTTGAAAACCTGAAGGTCTTATGGTTTAATGTAAGGTTTAATTTACAGTGCCCATAAAAAGTTTTCACCCGCTTGGAagtgttcatgttttatttctttgcaaCTCTGAATCAAAGTAGATTCAATGTGGCTTTTTtgacactgatcaacagaaaaagacactttaatgtcaaagtgaaacaGATCTCTATGAAGTGATCAAAATGAACTACAATCACAAAATACAAgttgcaaatataaaatacaaaaacaaaaacttttacaTGGTGTGAATAAAAATCACCTATTAAAACAGTGAAGTTTTAAAGGCACCGTAAATAACCGTTGCATCACTAAACTACCTAAAGGAGAAACTTTGAAGGCAAAGATGTATTTCTTCATGATGCGCAGCATGGACTGGTAGTTGTTCCAGGTGTCATGTGATACCAGCAGTTCCTTTTTGTTTGGCAACAGCTTAATGAGAGCAGAGCAAGAGCCGGACCCAAGGGGTCGAGTTTGGCTAGACTTGTTCAGAGCCGATTCCAAGTCCTCCAGATCCCCACCCAGCTGGAAGAGTCTGGGTTGGACAGAGCAAGAGGAAAGGTCATCTGAGGAGCATTGGAGAGATCTGTTTTTATTAGAAAACTTGTATATCTGCTTACAGGAAGCCAAATGGGTTGAGGGAGAACGGCCCTGTTGGAAATGACAGCGCATCGTTGTAGCTGTCCTCCAGAcccttcagctgcagcagcgcCAGTTGCACCTGACACgcaaaaaaacaagagaggTTATTTCTAGGGGCTTCAAATTGTTCATGTAATTATTATTCATAATTCCTGTGCTTTGGAGTGACTTTCCTACAACAATCACATATTTAGTACCTGGTACCAGTAGGGTGAACTTGGCTGCTCCTTGATTTGCTCTTGAACCCACTGCAGATTGGTTGTGATGAAAGCCTGGAGGCGTTTACAGTAACCAGTGTCACTCGTAAAGGGTCCACAGTAACCAATCAGAGTGTTCATCCAGTGCTTATAGATGAGCTACgacaaacatacacaacaaGCCCTTAGATTAACTGGAATGAAAAGTGAGTAAATGAGTCAAAAGTGAAGCACGACCACATCTGAGGATTGGTGATAGAGGCTGACCTGGGATGTGACTGCAGCCTCCACTACACCGGCAGCATAAGCCTGGATGCTGTCATTGTACTGACTGCTGGTAGTGATCTCCAAGAAAGACCAGCTGAAATAAGTGCACATGTAAATCAGCGAAAGAAAAGCAACATGTCATCTGTGTGCAGGCTCAAGACAGTGAAAGTTtgggtgatttattttttatttattgtcatatttctatgacgctcagacacacacacacacacacacacacacacacacacacacatatatatatatatatatatatatatatatattgaacaTCATAATTGTCCATATTTTAGGTGAGATGATGTTAGAAGGCCAAATGTGTACCAATAACTAGTAAGACAAACTCTATTCTACATTTTGCAACAGACATAATCAACTGAAGACTGTTTGTTGGTCCTCTTTGCAGATGAGTTCAGTCATGCATTTTCCTAATTCCTTTTTGCAATGCCAGACATGGCCAGTATTTCCTGAGATATCATGATGCACAGATATTGACCTACACAGCCTACATATGTTATTAAACGCTGGCTATcataacaacatttttaaataaatgtcctTTCATTTAATTCATGGTGTCTAATCGATTTAGTCTATCATTTGGTTATTACACTCAGTCTTGCTTTATCTTCCTGTATataagtctttttttcttcatgtaatTAATGTCCGGTGATTAGTGCTGCATTGCCTTGTTTATTTAAGTTGTCTCTTATTTTGAggtatatttatgttttttaaaaatcaagttttaatattgttttcttcttcattttggCGGAGAGGAGCACTAGAGCCTATGGCTGTCTTGACCTTTCATTTTACATGTGTCACTTCTGCAATCTGTTCTTATGTTGTTCATAtataaatgcaaaatgaaagtaaaactaAATTAAGTGCTAAAACAAGTCAGAAATTTAATCAACATTTGCATCAAATATCAGGAGAAAATGCCAAACTGGCTCTGATCCTCAGCTGTGATGTTGTTCATATAATTCAGTAAATTCAGTATGTTTAGGTTTCACAGTAACACAAGCAGTCAGTCACTCTGGGAAACTGTTACAGGCCTTTCTAATAAGTTTATGTATCATCAGTGTATTttagaccagtggttctcaaagtggggtccggggacccccaggggtccttgagggggttcaaGGGGGTCCCCAGCGAAAGAGGAGTCATTTATTTTCACGATAATGTCATGATGAtaataagtaacacaatgactgATCGTgagactattttggtcatgtgtttcatacactttctgtaagaaaacatttaaaaagcaaaagtcTTGTCAGATGGGGGTCCATGGTCTAATTTGTCAGTTTAAGGGTCCTCGAACCACTGTGATAGACTAAACGATAAATCGATTAATGGGAAAATTCCTCGATGTATTAAAAGATAGTTACAGTCTTAACATCATAAGTTATTAAAGGTTTCCACGGTCATATTAGCGGCTTCCTCGAATAGCAGAGCTACAAGAGTCCGCACAAGAAGAAAGTTTTCATATTTCAGGCCTGTAACAGCAGCTTCAGAGTCCTGCAGCTCAAGGACAGTAAAACCTGAAATCAACTCACCCCGATGTTTTAATGTCATCAGTGAAATTCGCCCAAGCTACAAAATCTTCTCGGTATTCCTCTAAGACGGACAGCTGCCCGCTTTGTTTATCAATCACAGCTGATCGTATTTCAGCTCCAGCAAACTCACACTTAATGTACAAAATTCCTAAAACTACTAAAACCTTAAAAACGGCTGAAAAACCTCCGTAAACAGACATCTTGCAGAGCTTGGACGCCATGTTTACACGAACAAGTCATGTGATAACACTGATGACTAGTCACGTGATCACAACTGCAGTCAATACAGTCACTTAACCACgtgttttctgttgctctttatcagtcacacacacacaaacacaccaaacatgAGCCATAACAGgtaaagctttaaaatcatgaaataaagttttatataaaaaaactgACATGAACTGCATCTTGTATCTTTGTGGCATCATTCTATACAAAACATCTGTAATGTAAGTAATCCAGGTTTTTAAAGTTCTACAACACTTTGACTAGCCGATAAATTAATTTTGAGCTGCTCCTTCTGCACATCCATGCAGATCCACATTTAGTTCACAGTCCTGTTCACACAGCAGGAGCGCTGGTCCGGGTGTTGTCATGGTCTCCATGGTAACAACAGCATTCAGGGATATCAGTCTTCCACATCCCCATCAGTTACCATCTTCTCCATAATTCCCTCCAACACTTCTGCTTTTCGTTGCTTTTTGGCGACCACTGACATGGACAATGAATGACACagataaagagataaaaatgaaTACGTCAAtgagttattttcatttcacgGATCATATTCTGCAGGTtgttaaaaaacagtaaaatttaCCGTGAAAATGTTCCGCTGTTTTCCGTCTCAGTGTCTCCACCGTTTCCTCAGCATCAGCCCACTCCAGCACAAGGCGTCTGCCGTACAAGTGAGTGCTGTGGCACAGTGCAGCAAATGCTTTCTGTACAGAAACAGGTATGGCATTTATGATCATAATACTGTAAAGTTTAATATATAAAGACACTACATTTCCTCAACACATTGCTTAAAGCtcacagaacacacaaaccTTAGCGTCCTGTTTAGTGAGGAAGTCAACAAAGCCAAAACCTCTGTGATTCCCTGAACCAGCAGCTTTCTTTGGAAGACGGACTGTCTTCAGCTCTCCGAATGTACTGAGACAGAGGAAAGAAATCATTGTATTACTAAATAATCTCGCTCCACATAGTGTGAATAaaatagctgtgtgtgtgtgtgtgtgtgtgtgtgtgcgctacCAGAAGAGTTCTCGAATTTCCCTGACTGTGGCTTGGAAGGGGACGTTGCGCACAAGGATCTTGGATCCCGTCTGCTTCTTCTCAGCTTGCTTCTTCTTGCGCGACACCTCGGTTGACCTGCACACAGTGAAAAGGGAAAATAGTAGTGAACTTAAAGTCGATCCTTAGTAATACTCaaacaatattttatcaatAACTGGTCATTTTCAAGGCTTTGTCAGCcaatacagatttttaaaaaaatgtttatttcactgCATTATCACCATGTATCCTAGCTAGTTTGTATTGTAACTGTGATGCCTGGTGTTGATGCAGGACTAAACCAGTTCCGGTGCTTTAGCAGCTCCTGAACtggttttagagctgcaatgattagttgattaatgcacaattattttgataatcaaatatttgttttagtcattattttaatgcaaaaatgccaaatatttgatgttttctgcttctcaaatgtgagactTTGGTACTTTTTTTGTCCTGCatcatagtaaactgaatatctttgggttttggactgtttgtcagactAAACAAGACgtctgaagacatcaccttcgactctggaaaattataataatttttcactaatttttagtattttttataCATCTGTAATTTAACAACATGTGAGCTGTCTATTCCATGTTATTGTTCACTGTTTGAGCTTCATATCACAGCGTGCACTAACAGTTAACTCATTAGGTGGGACGAGACTTCAGACCTTCTGTTTAAGtacatgatgattttttttaactcttcaCCACAGTCAAAGTTCACAAAAACCCTTCAGAGGCAAATCTTACCTTGTGGCTTTCTCTGAAATCTTCAGTTCCAACTGGTGATCGTCCACAGAACAGTGCTGGTGGAGgtttgagagagaaaacacacattagcCAAGAGGAAGGTTGTGGAAAGACTGTAAACAGTACCAATGAGGAAATGGAGCTGGTACCTGCAGCTGCCTCAGAGCCTTCTGTGCTGCCTCTGCTGTCTGATACTGGACGAAGCCGTAGCCCATCGACAACAGTTTGCCTGCAAGTTACATCAACAGTGTTTAGTGGACTTTAAgctgattaaaaatatatttaaattcaaCAATTGCCCTCACAAAGACATACAGTCCTTTCTAACAGAATTCCAAGACAccaaataaattatttgtaaCCCTTTTTCTACACAAAACCAACATCACTATATGTGCACAATCAGACTGTGGATTATAATgctacaacatacagtatgctaGCACTGCTGAGAGTTCCTGCTACTGAACTTTCATTTGTAATCTTTGTGAAAGTGAATTGTGAAAAGAGCTTAAAATAACATAACTGTCTATGTTGTATGTGATCAATACAATTTGGTAcatgtatacatttttaaaaaatctgttttgtctacatcaaaatacacacagCACTTAATCTTAACAGGGGAAACATTTTCCTTATTTAACCCAACAATGATGTTATATCAAGTCAGTGAAGTGAAAACCATTGGGACTGTCAAGTTAGCAAAGACTTCTGACAGAGATTTCATATGTTTCACACATTGTTAATTATGATCTTCCTTTGTGCACAAGTTGTGCTAACTTGGTATATTCCCTGCTGTATGTAACCTAAGTTGTGAGATGAAAAAGATGCaaaatatacagtttttgtGTGCTGTAAAAATGCTCTAAAGCCATGTCTTGGCCAGTGGTTAAAAGGATTGTCAAGCTCACCATCTATGGAAACTCtaacatttacattaaaggGTAAATCCAAGGGCTTTGAAAAGATGTGGGTACCATTTATGGACTTCATGAAAAAGAGCCCCATGGGGGATTTTTCAAAACAAGAACTT
Protein-coding regions in this window:
- the plbd2 gene encoding putative phospholipase B-like 2 codes for the protein MASKLCKMSVYGGFSAVFKVLVVLGILYIKCEFAGAEIRSAVIDKQSGQLSVLEEYREDFVAWANFTDDIKTSGWSFLEITTSSQYNDSIQAYAAGVVEAAVTSQLIYKHWMNTLIGYCGPFTSDTGYCKRLQAFITTNLQWVQEQIKEQPSSPYWYQVQLALLQLKGLEDSYNDALSFPTGPFSLNPFGFLLFQLGGDLEDLESALNKSSQTRPLGSGSCSALIKLLPNKKELLVSHDTWNNYQSMLRIMKKYIFAFKVSPLDNLLLPGGTQAFSSYPGSIFSGDDFYILSSGLVTLETTIGNSNPDLWQFVQPSGQVMEWLRNIVANRLATTGKQWAEIFRKYNSGTYNNQWMIVDYNHFTPGKTDINEGLFVVLEQIPGIVVYSDKTQELLKKGYWASYNIPYYEEIFNASGCNKLVEEYGPWFSLDQSPRAQIFRRDQTSVTDVASMVRLMRYNNFKEDPLSRCEGCDPPANGENAISARSDLNPANGTYPFGALRQRSHGGTDMKMTSYEMFRQYGMVAVSGPTWDQVPPFQWSTSPYKDLIHMGHPDTWAFKPIKVTWTP
- the zgc:158398 gene encoding insulin-like growth factor-binding protein 3 receptor, encoding MMAIWQPVTNLRDYVTHNPPVVTFFVCMLILAISFIGLTSYSSTHTLPNPDTTKDWNHLLSSLSQFQLCVKANVSSAELASPAPFPLMEQEIHKETSVNSTKTPSVNSTKTPSVTSLRLRVPLVVTNSSNSGSLKDLDLHTTLNASQLNLGGNETVSVTLDILSENDTAYTCLTIRAPTGLLPMSPRPPECPATVKNISPIHVEASNKPTASQTCYSLHSKNDPTLTVMLTREEQSLAERHLLEVSVCLLGVCFILCLAVSLTHSQTRRYHWNGLDLQNEPLIDP